The Chryseobacterium phocaeense genome includes the window TATTTTTTAAAAGAAGACTATCAAATGGGTGTGGAATTTCTTGAAAAAGGACTTTCGAAAATAGAAAACCTTCCCTACAACAGTTTAAAGGCGAAGATCTACGAATCTCTTTCCAAAAACTATTTCGCACTTCATAATGACGAAAAATACCATCAATACAATAAGCTTTACACCGAACTCCGTACAAAACTCGATTCCAATACCAAAGAAGGAATAAGATATATCGTAAAACTGGTAGAAACCAACCAAAATAATACCCTTGAATTTCAAAACCAGAAACAACTGAAAAAAACGGCTCTGCTTTCTTCCGGCTTTATCGTCATTATAGCAGGGCTTGTCATCTGTTTTCTGATCCTGAAAAACACGAATAAAGATCTTAAAAAACAATATGATTTTTTTGAAAGGCAAAAGAAACAGGAACAAAAACCGCCGGAAAATATTCATGTAACTCCTGAAAAAGATTCAAATAAGATTTCAAAGGAAAAGGAAGATGAAATCCTCGGTAAGCTTGAAGAATGGGAAAAACAACAGCGCTTCCTTGATAAAAGTATGACACTTTCCGTACTGTCTTCACAAATGGGTGTGAATACAAAATATCTTTCAGAAGTCATCAATAACAGCAAAGGAAAGAATTTCAACAGCTACATCAATGAATTGAGGATCAACCATATTGCCCGTCTTTTAAGAACAGATTCTGTTTATCTAAATTATAAAGTAAGCTATCTGGCTGAATATTCAGGGTTTTCTTCACACAGTGCATTTACCACCGTATTTAAATCCGTGACCGGTATGTCTCCCAATGTTTATATCCAGGAAATCAGTAAAAACAAGACAGTATGAAATTGATCTTAAAAATAATTCCGGTGATGGTTCTTTTGTTCAGCGTGTTAGTTTCAGGACAGAAAACTTCGCTGGATTCCCTGATGAAAAAAGCACGCCTCGAAATTTATGATAACCCGGAACGTGCCATCATAATCGGGAAAGATCTTCTGAAAAAAAATCACGATATCCATGATCAAATCAAAATCTACCAGCTTCTGTCTACTGCCCATATTGCAAAAAGGGATTTTGACCGGTCATTGCAGTATCTTTTAAAAGCAAAGGAAACTGCGGAAAAGACCAATGATCTGAAAATCCGCACCAGCATCCTGATCTCGGCGGCTATCCAATACCAGCAGATGGAATTGTTCAGCAAAAGCCTGGAAACCCTTAACGAAGCAGACCGTCTTTTGATAAAACTTCCTGACGATCTGCCTGAAAAGCACATTGAAACCGCCAGGAGCTTTGCCATCCGCGGTATGATTTATAAAAGTCAATCGAATCCTGAAATTGCCCTCAAAAAATTCCTGATCTCTATTCAGAATTTTGAAAAAATACAGCATAAGCAGACCACCTATTCGAATATGAGTGTGGTGTATTACAATATCGGCTACTGTTATCTTAACCTTAATCAATTTGAAAAAGCGCATCACGCCTTTCTTCAGTCTATGGAATATGCACGCAGGAATAAAGCAAAAAGTCTGGAAGCATTTGCATTGAAAGGTATGTCCGAGATGTACAAACAGAAAAAAGAGAATGAAAAAGCTTTACAATTACTCATCAATGCTGAAGATCTGAGCAAAAATACCGGCGACCTGATTCTCAATGAAGGAATTTATAAGGAAATGTCCGAAAACTATCTGGCACTGGGAAAACCTGCTTTATACCAGAACTACAGCAAGAAATATTTTGAAATGCGTTTCCGGCGGGAGCAGAATGAATTAAGTTCGATTAACCATTCCATTAACAATCATAATAAAGAAACCTTAAAAAAAAGCAGCGAAATGAAAACCCGTTACCGCTATCTGAGAGGAATTATTACAGGTTTCTGCATATTATTCATTTCCTTATTGCTTTATTTGATTTTCAAAACAAGGAAGCAGAATTTGAGGTACAGGAAAGAGATACAGGAGTTGATTAAGTTATGAGCAATAAGTAATAAGTAATCTGTAATGGAAAATACCCGGAGCATTCCTGACGGAATGCTCCGGGTATTTTTTGTTTTGTCGCGGGTTAGCTTAGTCGCAGGTGGGTAAATGCAGGAGTTCCCTTGTGTTCAGGCAAATCTGATTACAGCAGATGTGAAAAGGCGGACACTTCAGATCAGCCGAGCATCCAATACCTCCGTTGCTTCCTTTGATCGTTTTAAGATCTGTTCTTGATAATTTTTTCATGATTATATATTTTGATTTGTATTCCAAATATAGTTATATTTCTCTACGCATAGAATTAAAAAACATTTCATGTACAATCATCATCGCAGACATAAAAAAAACATTCCCCGAAAGGAATGTTTCTTATTTTATGATACACTTCAGTTATCTTCCAATCACCTCTGTAATTGGGTTTCCTACGTTTCCGCTTGGGAACTGAATCTTCAGCAGTGATGAAACAGTAGGAGCAATATCAGTCATATTATACGCTTTATTGCTCTCTCCTTTCTGGATCCCCCAGCCCATAAAGATCAATGGAATGTGGGAATCGTAAGAATTCCATACGCTGTGTGTGGTTCCTGTTTTGGAGTATGGAGGAAGCATGGAATCGTGGGAGATCAGCTGGATATCACCGCTTCTCTGTCTGTTGATTCCGTTGATAATTCTCTCTTTGATCGGTTCCGGAATTGTAGCTTCCTGAACTTCATCTACGGATACCGCATACAAAACGGTAGGATCTTTCTGCAGTTCCCTGATGGTGAAATCTCTCAGGTCATCCAGTTCAATTTTGTTATCCTGCATCAGCTTTCTGTCAAAATAGATCTGGTAATTATCTACAGCATTGATCAGCTTATCCACCCCGAATTTATCCTTCAGCTTCTGGTTGATATCTTTTTCCATTCCTTCCCCGAAGAATCCGGTAGTAATTTTATGTTCTTTCAGGAATCCTACTGAGTGGGCTCCCCCATGGTCAGC containing:
- a CDS encoding tetratricopeptide repeat protein codes for the protein MKLILKIIPVMVLLFSVLVSGQKTSLDSLMKKARLEIYDNPERAIIIGKDLLKKNHDIHDQIKIYQLLSTAHIAKRDFDRSLQYLLKAKETAEKTNDLKIRTSILISAAIQYQQMELFSKSLETLNEADRLLIKLPDDLPEKHIETARSFAIRGMIYKSQSNPEIALKKFLISIQNFEKIQHKQTTYSNMSVVYYNIGYCYLNLNQFEKAHHAFLQSMEYARRNKAKSLEAFALKGMSEMYKQKKENEKALQLLINAEDLSKNTGDLILNEGIYKEMSENYLALGKPALYQNYSKKYFEMRFRREQNELSSINHSINNHNKETLKKSSEMKTRYRYLRGIITGFCILFISLLLYLIFKTRKQNLRYRKEIQELIKL
- a CDS encoding helix-turn-helix domain-containing protein — protein: MRFLLILLCSVFIKAQSGPDFSILADKAFQKLYQNPDDCISYSQALLISDQNPEHRIVLQNIISQAYAMKGDYVQSVNIYSQKENSKENEQLSYFLQAAGDYNLADQYQNLDLYGQSQRIISGLLSDPKLLKEDHPGMPVITAKLYQLEALNLGINRNYPCALESLSKSDQYLGFSNQENQILKLENSIFRASFLMRQNKSEEARHLLEATFVLVEKNTDYYFLQALAAENLSRYYFLKEDYQMGVEFLEKGLSKIENLPYNSLKAKIYESLSKNYFALHNDEKYHQYNKLYTELRTKLDSNTKEGIRYIVKLVETNQNNTLEFQNQKQLKKTALLSSGFIVIIAGLVICFLILKNTNKDLKKQYDFFERQKKQEQKPPENIHVTPEKDSNKISKEKEDEILGKLEEWEKQQRFLDKSMTLSVLSSQMGVNTKYLSEVINNSKGKNFNSYINELRINHIARLLRTDSVYLNYKVSYLAEYSGFSSHSAFTTVFKSVTGMSPNVYIQEISKNKTV
- a CDS encoding bacteriocin-like protein — its product is MKKLSRTDLKTIKGSNGGIGCSADLKCPPFHICCNQICLNTRELLHLPTCD